A segment of the Hyperolius riggenbachi isolate aHypRig1 chromosome 8, aHypRig1.pri, whole genome shotgun sequence genome:
TCTAATTCAGCTTCATCGAGTTGTTTGCTACTCAAGTTAAAAATCCCCTGGCCTACTCTCCTTTCCTTCTTCTGTTGTCTCCTCTGGAGTTTGATGCCTCCCTTCTTTCCTCTATTTCTTCTTCCAGTGACCTTTTGTTTCTCTCCTTTGGTGTGGGTCTGTCCTCCAAAAAACACTTGGGTCCTCACGAGTTATTGGACTCTCTATTGTTGGGATAGCCAATGCAGAAAAGCGGTTGTACACTGGCGGGTAGTATTTGGGTGAGGGGCAACTGGATTGTACCAAGGTTTTAGTTTCCAAAAACGATCTTTTGGTTGATAAGGTTTGGGATAAAACCAGTTAGGGTTTCTCGGGAAGACAGAAGGTGGTTTAAATTGCAAGGGGCGCTTGAGGGGCCTGAAATTGGTGCTTATTGCTCTTTTAGGATGAAAGTTCTTATACGGTGTATCATATGTAAAATGTCTCTGTGACAGTTGTTGAGGAGTTTTTGGGGTTCTCAGATATCTCTGTATTGGGTTCCTTGGTGCTTTAAGATATCTCTGTACTGGGGCTGGGCAAGGTGCCTCAGGACAAGGATCATTAGATCCCTCCACCGACTTTGGTTGGAGTTGACATTTATAGGCATTAGTTTGGATATAATCGTTATAGTCCCGCACATATTTCTTCTGTTTTTTAGCTCTTAGGTTCTCATCCACCCTTATAAGGTGAGGCTGGACGTCACAAGAGATTTTCTTGTAATCATCCAGTTACAGAAAAGAGCGCAGTCTTTCTATGATCTTATCTATATTTTTATTTAGTTCCTGCATTCTGAATCTTTTAGCTTTTAATAGTCTCTTAATTAATATGTTCTCGCCCACATTCTTTAAAAAAACCATTGCCATTCCTCTTTCGTGATATGTTTAGTTTCTCGCTCATTGAGACTGAAGTCCCATCTGAGCCTTCTAGGTATATAACCGCCTTTACTTTGCTTTTCAAGTGATACGATCTCCCACCATAATGCAAGCTTTTTTTCTGAAATAAACCCCAAATGTTTAAATTGTGACTCTAGATCATTATCAGCAATCTGCGCATTTTGATCAAAAACCTAATTGATGTCCACCGATCTGTTTTCCAGAGAATCAAAGACATAATGAGTCGCCTCCATCTCATGCATGAAGAGCCGTTCTGTATAGATATGGAAACAATatagtaatatatacatttttaaccATAACATTAAACTGTGGATCTAAAAGTATCTTTaaggagaagaaagatagataaAAGTGTTTATCTCATGAGTTTGTTTTCCCTtaggggttctctttaagctcggtTTCCAGCTACTCATCAAACAACGAGCATAAAATTCTTAAATTTCCTCTGTACGGCAGACTTCACATCTTTGTTCTTCAAGCTGTATATGAAGGGGTTTAGCATGGGAACCACAGCTGAATTGAATAAAGACAAAAGTTTACTGTACTTGAAGGTGCCACTTGGGGTCAAATACTGAGAAACAATAGATACATAGAGAATGAGGACAGAAGTTAGGTGTGAGGAACACGTGTAGAAGGCTTTCTTTCTCCCTGTGCTAGACTTAATCTTCATCATGGTGGCAATGATGAacacgtaggaggtaaaagtgtcaccatgtaataaatgtcagaatgtaaatcggggatttaaaagattttacaatgggaaaacactgactaaatcatttatacataattgttgtaaaaatgaagcacttttttattaaattattttcactggagttcctctttaaacatctcAATATAATGATTGTTTGATAACAGAGAATTGAAGGTGGGGTTGTTCTTCAGCCCCATCTTcaaatattgtccatttacactGACATCGACAGTGGAGGTGGTAGGGTCTATATTGTTAACAAAAAACCTTTTTGATGCTTGACCTCCTAGCAAATTTTTGAACGTCTATAAACATCTGAAATTTGTTAGGAGCCTTAGGGAGTGTATATTTAAGACACTTGTCTAATCATTCTAATTCAGCTTCATCGAGTTGTTTGCTACTCAAGTTAAAAATCCCTTGGCCTACTCTCCTTTCCTTCTTTTGTTGTCTCCTCTGGAGTTTGATGCCTCCCCTCTTTCCTCTATTTCTTCTTCCAGTGACCTTTTGTTTCTCTCCTTTGGTGTGGGTCTGTCCTCCAAAAAACACTTGGGTCCTCACTAGCTATTGGACTCTCTATTGTTGGGATATCCAGTGCAGAAAAGCGGTTGTACACTGGCGGGTAGTATTTGGGTGAGGGGCAACTGGATTGTACCGAGGTTTTAGTTTCCAAAAACGATCTTTTGGTTGATAAGGTTTGGGATAAAACCAGTTAGGTTTTTTCGGGAAGACAGAAGGTGGTTTAAATTGCAAGGGGCGCTTGAGGGGCCTGAAATTGGTGCTTATTGCTCTTTTAGGATGAAAATTCTTATACGGTGTATCATATGTAAAATGTCTCTGTGATGGTTGTTGAGGAGTTTTTGGGGTTCTCGGATATCTCTGTATTGGGTTCCTTGGTGCTTTAGGATATCTCTGTACTGGGGCTGGGCAAGGTGCCTCAGGACAAGAATCATTAGATCCCTCCACCGACTTTGGTTGGAGTTGCCATTTATAGGCGTTAGTTTGGATATAATCGTTATAGTCCCGCACATATTTCTTCTGTTCTTTAGCTCTTAGGTTCTCATCAACCCTTATAAGGTGAGGTTGGAGGTCACAAGAGATTTTCTTGTAATCATCCAGTAACCGAAAAGAGTGCAGTTTTTCTCTGATCCTATCTATATTTTTATTTAGTTCCTGCATTCTGAGTCTTTTAGCTTTTAATAGTCTCTTAATTAATAAGTTCTCGCCAACATTCTTTAAAAAACGTTGCCATTCCTCTTTCGTGATATGTTTAGTTTCTCGCTCATTGAGACTGAAGTCCCATCTGAGCCTTCTAGGTATATAACTGTCTTTACTTTGCTTTTCAAGTGATACGATCTCCCACCATAATGCAAGCTTTTTTTCTGAAATAAAGCCCTAATGTTTAAATTGTGACCCTAGATCATTATCAGCAATTTGTGCATTTTGATTAAAAACCTTATCGATGTCCACCGATCTCTTTACCAGATCAATCGAATACATCATGAGTCACCTCCATTTCATGCATGAAGAGCCATTCCGTATAGATATGGAAACAATATAGTAATATAtacgtttttaaacataacataaaactgtggaatatctaaaagTATCTTTTAGTAGAAGAAAGATAGATAAAAGCGTTTATCTCATCTGTTTGTTTTCCCTtaggggttcactttaacctcagtTTCCAGCTACTCATCAAACAATGAGCAAAAAATTATTAAATTTCTTCTGTACAGCGGACTTCACATCTTTGTTCTTCAAGCTGTAAATGAAGGGGTTTAGCATGGGAACCACAGCTGAGTTGAATAAAGACAAAAGTTTACTGTACTTGAAGGTGCCACTTGGGGTCAAATACTGAGAAACAATGGATACATAGAGAATGAGGACAGAAGTTAGGTGTGAGGAACATGTGTAGAAGGCTTTCCTTCTCCCTGTGCTTGACTTAATCTTCATTATGGTGGCAATGATGAacacgtaggaggtaaaagtcaggagaaaagggATGAATATCGCTACTAAACCTCCATCTATGAAGATCACCATTTCTACAATTGAGGTGTCACTGCAGGAAATTTCCATCAAAGGTAAGAGGTCACAGAAGAAGTGGTTGATTCTGTTGGAAGTATAACAAGAGAACTGAGATATTAGGGTGACCGGAGTAAGAATATGTAGAAAACTAAACACCCAACAAAACAAGGCCAAAACAGCACAGACTCTACCATTCATGAGAATTGAAAAATGCAACGGTTTGCATATGGCGACATACCTGTCGTAGCCCATGGATGTAAGCAGCATTAAATCATTGCAGGCAAACCATGTGAAGAAATATAGTTGAGTCATGCAGTCAATAAAAGATATTTCATGATCTCCTGTTACAAAGATATCAATGCTTTTATGTAGTGTAATGGTGGTGTAACCGATGTCAAGAACAGACAGGTTACCCAGGAAGAAGTACATGGGAGTGTGGAGAAGAGGGTCCAGGAAAACCAGCAGAAGAATGACTATGTTGCCAACAAGAGTGGTGAGATACATGACAAGAACCAGAAGGGATATCGGAGCCTCTAACTCCGGGATGTCTGAAAAGCCATTGAGTATGAAGAAGGTCACAGCTGTCTTGTTCTTCTCAGTCATGGTGTATTACATTTTCGGATTGCACAAATGCCTCAAAAAAAGAGCAAACTAGGTTTGGCTGTCAAATCACCTATGCAGTTCAAGAGCTGATATTTTGATTCAAAATCCATTGGGGAAGCAGAATCGTCTTAGGAAGGCAGACAGGAACAGTCAGATAGGACACAGCAAGTCTTATTGTAAAATAGGCATTGGACAATACATTAGGAAAAATTGATGAGTTTTCACTACATCTCAATCCAGAAGATACAACAAAACGTAACTAAAGAAAGGAGAACGAGAGCCCAATAGGTCAAGGCAATTGGTATGTTGAGAAGAGAGTaaaatgtatactcacaaacccgggttacctccaggcaaccactctataagcaggtgaggagatagacctgtccccactcaggattaagaagtcgctctctgtagacgtgaaaagaaaaggtatccccctccaccaagggtggatatataaTGTGTTATAgactgaacagaggtgccaaaagattaaaaacaatatttaaaatgttaaaaattgctttggaggcagtggtggacttaccccccttAAGCAGACACAGGAAAGCTGTGTAatttaacatacatttttttttatggtaCACTCCAAAGGGTTTagcacaacgcgtttcgcaggtctacacccgcttcatcaggcagtataaagtaggagcacacagcagcGTAATGTCAGAGTAACACCTGGCGCCAAAGGCCACAGGTGCcaaaggcgccaggtgttactctGACATTACGTtgctgtgtgctcctactttATACTGCCCGATGAAGCGGGTGTAGACCTGCGGAACGCGTTGTGCTAAACCCTTTGGAGTGTACCATTAAAATTTTCTTATGTTGAATTACACAGCTttcctgtgtctgcttgagggaggtaagtccaccactgcctccaaagcaatttttaacattttaaatattgttttcaatcttttggcgcctctgttcagtctatAACAAAACGTAACTATTCCTTAGATTTGAGGTCTGACTAAGAACGAATACTATCTTTAGCTTTCCAGTTGGCAATCTTCACATAGCCATTCTGCAAATCTTTATATTGGCTTTGCTCAATTTTCCTTTGCAATCGCGGAGACAAATTCCCTAACAGCctattttgtgtacattttttcCATAATAAAAGTGCTACACATGTACTAATTATGCTCTTTCTCAGGAGGCAGATCtccttacttttctcctaggtgatattttcaaaatagtcaacgaaatgcattttaaaccaccaccagcaagcaagaaaatactcaaaataataaggagaaaaagttcattgcaCATGGGCCAATATGGTTTAAAGCAAGGAGAAACCTTATGAGGAAGCAGCCTAAAATAAAGTTATATTTTGCAGAGTTCTGGAACATAAAGTTTAGAAGTGAAAATGATATAAAAACAAAGATTTTCCAAATAtttttgcttaaagcggacctgaactcagaacctctttgctctaaaatataataaccggataataacctttaaagaaaaatatttctttgttacagcttacagaactcctacaataaatttgtagtatgtctacttcctgctttcgtggaagcagacaacatccagtgtttacattttagctgtgtctgccaagaCTGTCACATTTCtttactgacacagctgagagctcaaattacacctgtaattacttacagatgagatggaagtagacaggctcttctctctaaagtcACACAGGTTACATTTCTCCCTGCttttcttgtgtcctgtgcaatagtCCAGGCCCGTTTTTTAAGGCTTCTAGTGTATTTGCTGGTAAATTCAATGGTTATGTTCGTCTACAGTGAATTTTTCTGCAGTGTAATCCCCTGTCACACTATTGCTTTCCATATTACAAATCCTTGCTATAGCTCAGGGTTTTATAGTCTTTTGAGGAGACTAATAAAATCTCATTGGACTGGATTCCCTGAACACCAAACTTAGTTTGACTTGAATTATTTACAGCTAAAGTTTTAGTTTGAATAAAGTTTAAAAATGTGATTTGAAGGCAAAACTTTATACAGCAGTGTGATGGGGCTATTTTGTGGgacgttaaagcggaatataacccagcatttcaactttgctctaaaacattatttacagcatattatatgcaaccagcattttttttttactagaccagcattggaagggttacacacagagctttaaagttccgtggagagaaatgcagacgcatccgaagtttagatagatacatttaagtaaacacaatgtaacaagtgtggaatgtgacactctctctgactgtgcaggagctcccagaCACAGAAAATTATAACGTAGACTAATGCACAGCaacacaaagtctgtgcgacattcacagtgcacacgttgcgttgtgtgtaacgtgtagcaatatttagaaagtgctgcatgctgtgtgtttagcaatacatttgctgcgttatgtgtgttgcacatgctcagtaatggttttttttttttttttaaatgtaacacatgcgccgtttttgttccatcagtatgcaacaaaaacggcgcatcaagagacacataacgcagtgcaaaataacgtccaatttcataacctacatgcgctgcgttaggggcacgttgtgcgactttaacgttgcatcaaacgcaacgtcccactgtcaaAGAGGCCTtaagcagggaacacacttgactgttttcatacgcgttttctgcacagaaaaactgagaactcatgttaatcaataggctagttcacacttaatgcgtttttcgtgcgcagaaaaaaaactgacattctgcatcacgattctgcacattttgtcagttttccctaacaattacattagctgttgtgaagAAACGCGCACTTTTTGTGCATAGaaccacacttggtgtgcagaaaacgcatacagaaaaacaCGCACAGAAAACTAAAAGACAAGTGTGCTCCTTGCCTGAATTTCCCCACAGTATGTGGTCTTCTAATGCTGGACAATAAGCTGCACTAAAGCTTATTCCTTGAAATTTATGAATTTCCAAGATATACTTTTCTCTGTATGTCCACTTTTTTATACCTTTATTTCTACATACCCAGAAACTTAAaagcttataaatcagtgggaacatgacagtaaacacctaatctgctctttgtttcattgttctctatttaatctgactgttatcacctttgATAAGaaaccccgactgagcactcagtctagctttgctacggaacgattatagctgagtctgtcttctctggtgtcttttcaagcccaagcctgcccccttgtggctctgctataatgactcagctataattattccctgcaaagccagactgaatgctcagtcagggattcttatcacagctgataagacacttttagcagtgaggatgatacagagagcatggtaagtgttttctctaatgttcttaatgatatatatggtaaaatacacaaggatgcttcgtctctggtctcTGTTACATTAAAGGGGATTTGGTTTCGTGTATAAGACTCAATTGTGTTCAGGGATATAAATCTAGATGCAGCAAtggactttaaaaaatatttaaagtgtCATTGTTTTGAGGTTCGTGGTTAAAGTGTGGAATGGGATGCTTCATTTGCATGGCACGAGATTACAAAACACAGATAACTTTCTTGGTGACAAAAAATAGTATTAGCCCTCTTGGTTTATATAGGCATAACTTTCAGTTAGCTCATGGTACCACATATGGACAGCTGCACCAATGATATGTTGGGTCTCTTCATCTCAGGGTAGAGACGAAAAACACTTTGAGTGGCATTCCTAATGTTTAAACAGGCAAACTTCATAGCAGAGGCAGAAGACTCTTTAAAGTACAGACAGAAGAACATTGGAGGGTAGCTCACACTTTAAACCAAAAGGCAAAAGTGTACTGGAAAGTTTTTCTTAAAAAATGAGCAGTCCACACTTTTGCATGCAGAAGGGCCTTGGAGACaccttcattaaaaaaaaaatgcttggtttAGGAACTCCCTACATTATTTGTCAACAAGgaggaaagctggcacatccaaaatcaatctttattagttccatgtaaaaatatggccaacgtttcggagccgcgtagggcccctttgtcaaggcaatatttgctctgaggcaaagatctACAGAAACAAAAAGACAATAAAAAGAagtataaacaaaaaaacaaaacaaccttTTGTACTACCTCAACCAGATAGTAAAGTGTATGTGCTATT
Coding sequences within it:
- the LOC137527226 gene encoding olfactory receptor 5B12-like, giving the protein MTEKNKTAVTFFILNGFSDIPELEAPISLLVLVMYLTTLVGNIVILLLVFLDPLLHTPMYFFLGNLSVLDIGYTTITLHKSIDIFVTGDHEISFIDCMTQLYFFTWFACNDLMLLTSMGYDRINHFFCDLLPLMEISCSDTSIVEMVIFIDGGLVAIFIPFLLTFTSYVFIIATIMKIKSSTGRRKAFYTCSSHLTSVLILYVSIVSQYLTPSGTFKYSKLLSLFNSAVVPMLNPFIYSLKNKDVKSAYLTPSGTFKYSKLLSLFNSAVVPMLNPFIYSLKNKDVKSAVQRKFKNFMLVV